The nucleotide window ATCGGATTAAAAAGCCGCGTCCGCCGCACAAAACCGCATATTCGCGTCGGACCCGATACCAATCGGGCGCGTAGCTCAGCGGGAGAGCACTTCGTTGACATCGAAGGGGTCACTGGTTCAATCCCAGTCGTGCCCACCATGATAACCCCCAGGGAAACCTGGGGGTTTTCTCTTTAGAGGCCTTGCACCTCTCCGTGAAAATTAACGTCGTGCACAGTGATTCTACTCTATTTCTGTGCATGGTCAACGAAGTCGCTAGAACCCTAGCGGGTTCTGCTGTGGCTCTCTCGCTGAGCTACGAATCCTCCAAACGAAGTAAGAGGCGTGCTGTCAGCAAACACATAGTGGTTTTCTGGGGGCAAGTCTTAATGGGGGGCAGAGGGGGGGAGGGGCTCTTCTATATACGTGCATTCAGCCTTCAAATTTTCGCAGCAAAAACAGGTGGTAGGCCAATTCGCTCTTGACAAACGCTCTTTATGATTGTATATATTTATCCATATTTTAAGAACGGTGAAACGAGCCGTTATATTTTTAAGTTATTTTGAGCCCTAACGGGATCTGTTTTTTTAAAGTGCTAGGCACCTGATATTACGAACAAAACTCTGCCTCAAATATCTTAACTTTAGAACGCTCTGTTCCCCCATACCATGATGGGAAGTAGCCGTGTACGTGTGATGAAGTGCACGTTAAACATGGCTTGCCGGGCTATCACACTCATAGCTCGCTAAATAAGTGTGTCTCGAAAGCGGGAGGATACCGCTAGGTGGCTGAAATGCCGCAAGTGCCAGGCCCAGTAAACGGCTGGGAACCATGTTCGTTTGGCCCTGGTGCAGTCCCAATGATTTGTTGGCCGTATGTGTTCAAGTGCCGTTCCTAGCACGGTGTTGATTGACCAATGTGCCGCCCACAATAGGAACTCATTTAAAGGCGTTTATAACCCTCATTATCGAGGTCTATGCCGGGGAGATGTGGAGGTGCTTATGCATGCTCCTGTGACCCAGGCTGATAACACATAACATATTGAAAACATATAATAATAACATGAAACATCACGAGATACCCCTATGAGGTTAGGATGTTTCTATATTTGATCGAATAGGATAAGGAAAATGGATGATTTATATAACTCTCGACGTAATCGGACTGATCTGACCTCAGCACACCGCAATGTGCGAGAGGTCGTGAATTGGTTTTTCCGGCATTACCAAGCGTATGCCCGGCGTGCTGGCAAGCCGCTTGTTTCTTCCAAAAACATCGATGAATACAAAAGACATATACGACTGATCATTTTAGACCTTCTCTCAGCATGGGAGGGGGATAAGGCAAAATTCGTTGGCTACAATCGGGGAAAGCGCTACTTCATTAAGGATGGTCCATATTGGAACTACAAGAGCGGGACATCTCGTATTAGCAATATCATTTACACTAATGTTATTGATTTTCTTGCTGCTGAAAAATTCATTGATCATCACCCTAGACGTAAAGGTTTTCCGGGAATCTCATCAAGGATGCGGGCCTCATACAGACTGATCAGGGTCTTCTCCGCTCGTAGATTAAATTGGGCCTGTATCGATGTCTTTGACGGCCCTGAGATTATCGTCAAACATGGTGATGAGTACGTCCCCTATCCAACTGCCGAGGGCTTTGGGCTAGATCGAGCTTTTGAGAATGTAAGGCGTATAAATTCTACCCTTCAAACGACCTTCATCAATCTGCGCATCTCTGATCAAGAGATGGAGAATTTGAAAAAACGGATGGCTAGGGAACAGGTCTTGGATGACGATGAAGAACCGCGTGAACCCTTTGAATTTTCCAATCGAACGCTAAGACGCATCTTTGCCAATGGCACGTTCAACAATGGCGGACGTTTCTACGGTGGATGGTGGCAAGGCATTCCTAGCCAGTTCAGGAAATATATCGAGATTGATGGTGCTATGACCGTGGAGATGGACTATTCCACAATGCAACCCCGGATGCTTTATGCTCTCGTACACGAAACTCCTCCTAACGATGCATATATTTTAGAGGGGTGGGATTCTGGTCTACGGCCCATTATCAAGAAGGCGTTTAACCAACTGCTGAATAGCGCCACGTCGTCTCGGCATCAAAACCAATGGCATCGCTTTGCTCCTGACCTTTTGCCCGATCCCTTGCCTAGTAATTGGGGCAGTATGAGCAAGCATGAACGCAATCTAGCGTGCCGGAACATGTTTGAGGCGATGACGGGCCGAGACTATTCAAATCTGTTGCGCGATTTGCTCGAAGTCCATACCCCGATTGAACAGTTCTTCTTCTCAGGCACATGGGGGAAAATGCAGCGGAAAGACTCAGATATTGCTGAACGGGTGATGTTGAAACTTCTGAATTTACCCAGACCAGTAACTGCTCTGCCAATCCACGATTCGTTTATTGTCAGGAGAGGAGCGGAGAAGACACTGCACAACGCAATGGAGGAAGCCTTCGAAGAAGTGGTTGGCCTTAAGCCAGAGATTGATCGTGATGAAACGGTCTTTGATCTGCCCAGTGAGGACTATGTTCCAGGCCTTGTTATTCCTGACGAAGATTTTGGAATGGAGGTTTTGAAAGATATAGAAGCATATTCTGGATACTATCGCCGAGAAGCAGAATGGACATCTATTCATGGTCCAATCGATTAGGGATTGTTCCTAAACGCAAGGAAGCAGAAGGATATTTGGTGATATACCGTCGTTATCCTTCTTCCTTCGTACATCCTTCTTCCTTCGTACATCCTTTCCCTTCGTATACTCCTAAATCCCCCCTTACTGGACCACTACGCATTGAGAAATTGGTGGGCCTCAATGTTGCCAGAAATAATGTCCACTTGTCGGAGCATTACGGACATTTACAAGCTATTGCGTGAAGGCCTGCAAATGACCCGAAGCGGGCATTGTATCAATTCAAGTGGCAGCACTATTCCTCGTAGCACATTTTATCGTAACAACTCTCACAAACATAGATTGGGTCCGGCGAATGTTGATCAATATCCAAATCAACAGCATCTGTTTCAGAGATGATTGCTGAACACTCCCTACAGGTAATCGCGCTTTCCGTTTGATCACATAGGTGACAAGTGAACAAATCCCCACTTAAGGAAACAGTATCGGTCGCACCGCAATGGGGACAATTGTAGTTGGAGTCATCGTCGTTTTCTTCTGTAGCGGTTGCCCTAGCATTTTCCAATCTAGACTTGTACTCGTCAGCTAACGAGACAAACGCGGGGTAACGCATTACGTCAATTTTTTCATCAAAATTTAAAGTTGAGTGACTTTCATTAAAATCAATAAATGCTCGGACTAACCTGCCCAGGGTTAGTCGCACTTCCCTGGTATCCATCTTGAATTCATGATGTTCAATTTTATTTCGTAATTTCTTTAACCACTCCATATCCTGTTTGAATTCTTCTTGGATAGGTTTCCCTTCATTTTTTAAAAATTGAACAGCTTCCCAGAGACCAATTGTGGTTGCATCCTTCCGCCCCCGAGAGGTCTCTAGACTCTTGCTGTAGGGGTTTTTGTAAATCAGTAAGGGATGAGATTTGCTGACGTAATATTTGAACATCAACTCAATGAAATGAGAAAAGTGGGTAATCGCAAATTTATATGATTTTGTGTCTCCATCAATCCCTTCGTTGTACTTCCGCAAAGCTTCATTGAGACTATCAACAGCATTTTCCAACAGTGTTAACCTCTCCAGCGCCATCAATCTGTTCCTTTTTGTCTCACTCTGCAGTCGCTTATCAGAAGCGAAGATGCCTTGGTACATCCCGCAGCCTATCCTGGTAAATCTCTTGAATTAATTGTATAACACAAGTTGGTCACTATCATATGATATGCGGGGTTCGACAGGGTTTGTGTAACTTTTGCTGCTACAGCATAGGTGAAACTAGATTCTGTGTAATCTCAGATGAAGAACAATGGGACCGGGGGATCAATGATAAAAATTGACTTTCACATTCATACTGTTTGCACACCCAGCGATGCACATTTTGTTTTTGATATGGATCGCTTAAAGGATTACGTGGGCAGTGCAAACCTTGATTCCATTGCAATCACAAATCACAACACCTTTGACGTAAAGCAATATGTAAAAATCAAGAATGAATTGGGCATTACAGTCTACCCAGGAATTGAAATTAATTTGGATACAGGGCATTTGCTTCTCATAGCAAATGGAGACGACCCATATGAATTCCACGAACAATGTGCGGTAGTGGAAAGTCTGATTCCAAACCCAACAGATTCAATTTCTGTTGCAGACCTTCAAAGAGAGTTTGGGGACCTAAGCAATTTCATCCTGATTCCGCACTATGACAAGAAACCTTCTATACCAAAGCATGTCATAGAGGAGTTGTCAGACTTCATTACCGCTGGGGAGGTGATGAGTCCGAAAAAATTCATGTATTCAATTAAGGATGCCGAGCGACTTGTCCCCGTGTATTTTAGCGACAGCAGAATGTCTCAGGAACTCAACATTATCCCAACACGTCAAACCTACTTAGCATGTGATGACACAAACTTTTCTTCCATAAAAAACTGTCTACGTGACAAGGCTAAGGTGTCTCTGTCTCCCGAGGAGGGGAGCTATTTATTTGAAGTGTTCGCGAATGGCCAGCGGTTATCTACAGGTTTAAATGTCGTGGTTGGTGAAAGATCATCAGGCAAGTCATACACACTTGATAAAATATATCGGGAAGCAAATGTTGACGTTAAATACATCAAGCAGTTTTCTTTGGTTGCAAGAAATTCTGAAGAGGACGAAAGAAAATTCGATAAGATATTAAGCGCCAAGCATAGCTTACTAACACGCGAATACCTGGAAGAACTCCAACATGTTGTAAACGATATCATAGACGTTGATATCGAAGCTGACTTGAGGTCGGTGTCAAGTTACGTGGCATCACTTGTAAAGTTTGCATCGGAATCGGAAAGACGGGATGCCTTTTCAAATGCAAAATTATTTAGTGAAGAAAAGTTTCAGGTTTCAGACCAATCAAGTTTGGTGAAGCTGATTGATTCGACCAAGCACCTAATGAGAAATGATGAGTTCAGGAGTATAATTGATAAGCATGTCTCAGTTGAAACTTTAAAGAAATTACTCGTTGAATTGATGATGGAGTTCACGACTAGGGAGGAGGGAAGGTTAAAACGAATATGGCTGAATGAAATTATTGGCAGTGTGAAGGAAAAGCTTCAAATCAAAACCTCAGCCACCCCTATTGAGGAAATAGACCTCTACAACATAGCAATGAACATGAACAAAGTTTCAAAATTTGAAGAGGTCGTCAATTTAGCAAGAGTTGAACGTGAAATTAAACGAACCAGCACCAAAGACTTCGCTGTCGTCGCAAAGGCATTAAAATTTTCAGGCGCTGGTGAACTGAAAAAATTAAGTGGTCGACAGGTTGCATTTAGAGACGCTTACACAGTCTATGAAAGCCCCTACAAGTTCCTTCAAGAATTGAAAGAGATTGATGGGTTAGCAAAAGCCGACCTTTATAAGTACTTCGCAAACATTGAGTACAAAGTTTTAAATCGTGATGGGGCTGAAGCGTCTGGTGGCGAACGATCTGAATTTAATTTGCTACACGTTATTCAGGATGCCCTGCAATACGACATGTTACTCATCGACGAACCCGAATCTTCATTTGACAACATATTTTTGAAAAGCGAAGTCAACGAGATGATCAAAGACATCTCAAAGACAATGCCCGTGGTACTCGTAACACATAACAGCACTGTCGGAGCGTCGATATTACCCGACTACCTACTATGCACTAAAAAAGAAATTGAAGACGGTAAACCCATATATCGAGTTTACTCCGGTGACCCAATGGGCAAAAAACTTACCTCCGTCGATGGAGCAGAACTGGATACATTTAACGTAACAATGGGATGCCTTGAAGCTGGAACAGAAGCTTATGAAGAAAGGAGGAAAGGGTATGAAAATCTTAAAAATTGAGAATGGACAAGGCTTCTTTAAATATTCAGAATCAGCAGGCTGGGAAGCTATTGACCAAATCGATAAGGATGGGTTGATGGGTTTGTTGAACTGTTATCTAGAGAATGCTGTTGAAATGGATGAGTTTGATGAGTCTAACCTTTCACACCAAGCTCAACAGATCATATACAAAAGCGTCTACGAAAAATTTAAAACCTTAGATGACAATAAAGAGAAGTTTAAGGATGAAAGTGAACGGCAATATTTGACTGCAATTCAGAAATATCAGTCTACATAGATTAGATGGTCTTTTCAGTAACATGGCTCTCCTTATGCCCGCTTCTGGCTACAAGCTGACAGTTTCAATGCCCTGCAAAATCGTCTGGTTCTGAGTGCCAAGCAGGCACCCGGATAGACTAATTCTGTATTGTGGTGGTCAAGCAACCCTGAAGCTAATGTTTTAGCTTTGAAGTTGCTCAGAGAATTGCATCACGGCATCGTTCAAGTTGCCAAATATCAAAATATGTTGCTGCCAGAACTGGGGGTTCGTGTTTGCTTTGCGCAATCTATCAGTGAGGAAATAGCAGCACGCGGCCCTCATCTCTGTATCAAACCCATCGTCAAGCATTCCCTGATGGAGCATGTGGCATCCGTAAAGGAATGAAGCCGCAGAATCTTTCCGATAGTATGCGTGCTTCCTGAGGTGCTCCAATTGCTCTTCAGTCCAATCTGTCGAAAAGAGGCGGTCTACGAACTCCTGATTGCCTGTTTGAGCTTTGATTTCGGCCATGACCTTGGCAGCAAACATCTTTCTTTTCATGCGTCCAAACATACTCTTTCTCTCCTAAAGGTAAGTGCTCAAAATAACCCGTTATGGGATAATTTTGAAAGGGGATTATTGGGTAATCCGTTCAATTTTGGCGGATATCCTTCTTCATGTCCTCGTCGCTGCATTCAGATCGGTACGAACAATTCCGGCTCCTTCTAATTGAGAAGAGGAAAAGCGCTAGCCTGACACAGGCAATGGTGGCGGGGCGTCTTCAAAAGCCCCAATCCTTCGTGAGCAAGTATGAAAAGGGAGAGAGGCGAATTGACTTGATTGAATTTCTGGATATCGCAGAGGCAATTGGGTTTGATCCCGTTGCTTTTTTGGCAATATTGCCGTCACGATAGGTCGAAAATTTTTCTCAGATAAAACGCCTCTTTCCCCATCACATAACGTCAAGCCGTCAATCCAAGTGATTGATAACGTCCATGACGTTGAGGTGAGTATATCGTTGAACGCTTCGCACATCCCTATGCCCACTCACCATCATAATTTGTGCTTGGTTGAAGCCTTTCCTCGCAACCATTGTGATGCGACTGTGTCGTAATTGGTGGAACCGTACATCACTGTCCAGCCCTGCTCGTTTGCGCGCCCTTCTAAAGGCCGTAGAAACGCTGTGAGGCTCAACGGGGAATAATCTGGAAGAAGATGAAGGGCAGGCTTCTAACGACTCTCTCAAGAGCTCTACGGCCCTTTTTGTGAGGGGAACAGATCGATCACCTGTCTTGCCATCCACGACATCCAAGATGCGATCCTCAAGGTGGAGGTTTTTTGGTGTGAGTTTCAGAATTTCTCCACGACGCATAGCCGTCTCATAGGCCAGTTCTACGACAACACGCATGATGGGTTGAAGTTCATTCAGCAGAAGTTCCAGTTCATCTCTCTCAACAACACGGTTACGGGGCTTGCTGGTTGGCGGCATGGCAATGCCAGTACAGGGTGAGGGATACCGTGTTTCATCCAACAACATTTCACGATGAGCCCACCTATAGATACGGTGGATCAATTGCAGTTCATCCCTGCAAGAAACTGAAGAGACCTGTTCCAAACGCATCAAACGATAGGTATTGATATCGCGCTTGGTGATGGCAGTGGCTCTCTTTGGAAGGTGCTGTGCCATGCGTTCGATGCGTTGTTTGGTGATGGTGAAGGACGTTCGTCCCTTCAAGACTAAGGAACAGTACCTAGTTCCCAAATCCTCAAACGATATGCTGGGCGTTTGTTCAATATCCTGTGCTTGGGCTTTGAGATGCTCACTTTCAATCTGGGCGGCCCAAGCTTCGGCTTCAGCTTTCGTGGGGAATGATTTGGACTTTTGCTTGGTGTTCGGATGCCTGATTTGGACGTTAAAACGCCCTGAGGGAAGTTGCCGGATGCTTGCCATTCACAGTCTCCATTGTGCATGGAGAAGGCAAGGTCTTGAGAAGTCAGGACTTTAGTGTCGTTGACATCGAAGGGGTCACTGGTTCAATCCCAGTCGTGCCCACCATCAAAACCCCAAGGGAAACCTTGGGGTTTTGTCGTTTTCGGGTGTAGGGCGAAGATTGAAACAGCGTTTGTTATGTCGGGATTGTTGGAGAAACACCTATGTGCCGCTTAAGCGGGGGCGGTACAATTGATAGCTCTACATAGTCAAATCAAAGATGCTGAAACTCCCAGAGACACATGAAACACCTCGGGCATGCGACCGTATTCCGACCGTATTCACATAGTTATGATACTGCCGTCGGGGTCTTTTTTGTCATAGTCTTCATCTCGCACCAAGTGAAGGTTGATCAACAAACCGCGTACGATCGCAACGAAAAAGCCTGACAAACAGAAAGCCGCATACCCAAAAAATCCAGGTAAGGAAATTGTACCAGGAGTGACAAGCGCACCTAGAATCATAGCGGGCACGACAAATATGAAGAAACATAACGTCATACCAACCAAGTTGAACAATACCGTGGTTCTTCGGTCAAAGGTCGGGTGGGGGTCATCGTATGTATGGTTGGTGAATTCTCCAAAAAATGTTCCTGCAAAAGTTGCTCCAAATGTTCCGGCTAAGGCAAATGACGCTGTCAAAGCATCACCTGTTTGAAGCGACATAAGACCTGAAGCGACTGTTGCCGCAATCCCATTGGTGATTGAGTTTTTGGTGGCCCTTCCCCACGGAAACGGCGTCAACTGACCGCTTTCATCTAACTGTCCCATGTCGCTTTTCCCCATTCTTGTGAAACCTAGCCACTATACAGCAACGTCGGAAATACTCCTATGAGGATATGTTCTTATTTCAAAAGCATTCATGGGTTGCTTTATTGTTCCGCTTGTTACGGGTGGTGTCGAATGTAGTCGATAAGGTGGGGGCTATAAATTCGTAAACAACGCTTACGAATTTATGTTTATTTTTAGCCAGAATTTCGCCGTTTTTGGCCTTTTATATGAAGTGTGGAGCTCGTATGCCGTAGTTAGCGGGATCTTTGTCGATTTCCAGAACCGACCTGACGAAAAAGATCGTTGGGTGTTTGGTAATCATCGCAGGTGTCATATTGTTGACGATAGACAGTGCGTAAATGCATCGCTCCGCCGGGTCGTCTTCCATGTTTTTGCGAGTAGAAGCTTCATGAGTGCTCCCATCTATCACAAAATTCCGGGCCCCATCGTTTTGATCGGTTTTGGGTCCATCGGTCGCGGCGTGCTGCCGTTGCTGGAACGTCATTTCGAATACGACAGCCACAACATTCACGTCATCGATCCGTCGAACGAGCACGCCAATTTCCTCGCTCAGCGGGGAGTGAAGTTTCACCACATGGCGATCACCAAGGAGAACTACCGTGCGGTTCTCGACCGGTTGTTTGCCGGTCAGGATCAGGGGTTTTGCGTCAACCTGTCCGTCGATACCGGGTCACTCGACCTCATGGTGCATTGCCGCCGTCTCAACACACTTTATATCGACACCGTGGTCGAACCGTGGCCGGGGTTCTATTTCAGCAACATGCGCCAGCCCGAAAAGCGTACCAACTACGCCTTGCGCGAGGCTGTGCGGGCGGAAAAACAAGCCAACCCGGGCGGCACCACGGCGGTTTCGTGCTGTGGCGCGAACCCGGGCATGGTGTCTTGGTTCGTCAAGGAAGCCCTGATGAACATCGCCCGCGACACCGGTGTCGAGTCCGATACGCCACAAAATCGCGAGGATTGGGCGAAACTGATGCAGGCGGTGGGCGTCAAGGGCATCCACATCGCCGAACGCGACACCCAATACGTCCGCGAGCCCAAGGCGCTCGGCACCTTCGTCAACACCTGGTCGGTCGAAGGCTTCATTTCCGAA belongs to Magnetovibrio sp. and includes:
- a CDS encoding helix-turn-helix transcriptional regulator; this encodes MSSSLHSDRYEQFRLLLIEKRKSASLTQAMVAGRLQKPQSFVSKYEKGERRIDLIEFLDIAEAIGFDPVAFLAILPSR
- a CDS encoding site-specific integrase, encoding MASIRQLPSGRFNVQIRHPNTKQKSKSFPTKAEAEAWAAQIESEHLKAQAQDIEQTPSISFEDLGTRYCSLVLKGRTSFTITKQRIERMAQHLPKRATAITKRDINTYRLMRLEQVSSVSCRDELQLIHRIYRWAHREMLLDETRYPSPCTGIAMPPTSKPRNRVVERDELELLLNELQPIMRVVVELAYETAMRRGEILKLTPKNLHLEDRILDVVDGKTGDRSVPLTKRAVELLRESLEACPSSSSRLFPVEPHSVSTAFRRARKRAGLDSDVRFHQLRHSRITMVARKGFNQAQIMMVSGHRDVRSVQRYTHLNVMDVINHLD